A window of the Henckelia pumila isolate YLH828 chromosome 3, ASM3356847v2, whole genome shotgun sequence genome harbors these coding sequences:
- the LOC140890180 gene encoding uncharacterized protein: MSIGVFGGLEGVKGKGKGFGMIPHHRGPDAPPPPPLADLGGQVLAGLARILEQHVEAASRARPRNTFEQFRKLDPKDFAGTTGTLVAEGWIRSLEAIFCRMGLSDAVRVRCTIFLLKDDTAMWWEGVTKTVELTTLTWDDFKGHFFQKYFNAEVGARMKKEFMSLRLGDLSVAEFARKFEKGCHFVPLIDVDEAEKLQHFIVGLQPTIRHDVVMAELVDYATALRRALRSEQSLRDISTEVLGKRPFTQQGHSQQQHHGKKPFQGQQRPQGHYQAQRTATPRTGERQSCKSCHRSHSRKFLAGAGVCFKRKKPGHMARDCPELRRPVHGRVFVMQAEEADPDTTLITKNLGNIFPSDVTGTPPDREVEFSIDLVPSTVPVSKASFRLAPTEMRELKEKIQELLDKGFIRPRLSPWGAPVLFVKEWSIPRNILEIRSFLGLAGYYRKFIKGFSSIAVPLTALIKKNAKFIWKPECQKSFDVLKEALTTTPVLAMPSGEGDFVDEIQRFGLEFYAKGRALRLSALSVQTTLFDRIRVAQAVDEQLSKWRRRAGERGSDL; encoded by the exons ATGTCTATAGgtgtgtttggtggtttggaaggAGTTAAAGGCAAGGGAAAAGGGTTTGGGATG ATTCCTCACCATCGTGGTCCTGATGCACCTCCACCACCTCCACTCGCTGATCTTGGAGGTCAGGTGTTAGCCGGTTTGGCCCGTATCCTTGAGCAGCATGTTGAGGCTGCTTCTAGGGCTAGACCAAGGAATACTTTTGAGCAGTTTCGAAAGTTGGATCCAAAGGACTTTGCTGGTACTACTGGtacattggtggctgagggatggatccgATCGCTAGAGGCGATCTTTTGCCGCATGGGATTGAGTGATGCTGTTCGGGTGCGTTGTACCATTTTCCTTCTTAAGGATGACACTGCCATGTGGTGGGAGGGAGTAACGAAGACAGTGGAGCTGACCACCTTGACTTGGGATGACTTCAAGGGACATTTCTTTCAGAAATACTTTAATGCAGAGGTAGGGGCTCGAATGAAGAAGGAGTTTATGAGCCTTCGTCTGGGGGATCTATCGGTGGCCGAATTCGCGAGGAAGTTCGAGAAAGGCTGCCACTTTGTGCCATTGATTGACGTTGATGAAGCAGAGAAGCTTCAACACTTTATTGTTGGGTTGCAACCTACGATCCGCCATGATGTAGTGATGGCGGAGCTAGTGGACTATGCTACTGCGCTCAGACGAGCTTTGAGGTCTGAGCAGTCTCTGAGGGACATCAGCACAGAGGTGCTTGGTAAGAGGCCCTTTACTCAGCAGGGCCACTCGCAGCAGCAGCATCATGGCAAGAAGCCATTTCAGGGGCAGCAGAGGCCCCAGGGGCACTACCAGGCCCAAAGAACCGCTACTCCCAGGACTGGGGAGAGACAGTCTTGCAAAAGTTGCCATAGATCTCACTCTAGGAAATTCCTAGcaggagcaggagtttgctttaAGCGCAAGAAGCCGGGACATATGGCTAGAGACTGTCCGGAGTTGAGGAGGCCCGTGCACGGtcgagtgttcgtgatgcaggccgaggaggccgacccagacactacACTCATCACAA AGAATTTGGGGAATATCTTCCCTAGCGATGTCACAGGCACTCCGCCtgatagagaagtggagttctctatTGACTTGGTTCCCAGTACCGTGCCAGTTTCTAAGGCATCCTTCAGATTAGCACCCACAGAAATGAGAGAACTGAAAGAgaagattcaagagttgcttgataAAGGGTTCATACGCCCTAGATTATCTCCATGGGGCGCACCAGTCCTCTTT gtgaaggagtggtctataccTAGAAACATTttagagattcgcagtttcctTGGATTAGCCGGATACTATAGAaagtttatcaagggtttttcatCAATTGCGGTGCCCTTGACAGCATTGATCAAGAAGAATGCCAAGTTTATTTGGAAGCCAGAGTGTCAAAAGAGCTTTGATGTGTTGAAGGAAGCTCTCACGACAACACCAGTGTTAGCTATGCCATCTGGAGAGGGAGATTTTGTg gatgagattcagagattcggACTAGAGTTCTATGCCAAGGGTAGAGCTCTTAGATTGTCAGCTTTGTCAGTGCAGACTACGTTGTTTGACCGTATCAGAGTTGCTCAAGCAGTTGACGAGCAGTTGAGTAAGTGGAGACGGAGAGCCGGCGAGAGAGGCAGTGATTTGTGA
- the LOC140891986 gene encoding LOB domain-containing protein 37-like — protein MSCNGCRVLRKGCSETCILRHCLQWIQTPESQGHATVFVAKFFGRAGLMSFISAVPENQRPALFQSLLFEAAGRTVNPVNGAVGLLWTGNWHVCQTAVETVLRGGALNPITEFLGGGASDCTNMFSLRDPCLTSPSKLQKRRRIPEEPARIMRLSDLDLSLTPGFQGKKTSLLPGPRRLGSPSMNSEESMTTTCGDHQTNNEIKILNLFN, from the exons ATGAGTTGCAATGGATGCCGTGTTCTTCGGAAGGGATGCAGCGAAACGTGTATTTTGAGGCACTGTTTACAGTGGATCCAAACCCCCGAATCTCAAGGCCACGCCACCGTTTTTGTAGCCAAGTTCTTCGGCCGCGCCGGCCTCATGTCCTTCATCTCCGCCGTCCCAGAAAATCAGAGACCtg CCCTCTTCCAGTCTCTTCTGTTTGAAGCTGCCGGAAGAACTGTGAACCCTGTAAACGGGGCGGTGGGGCTTCTATGGACCGGGAACTGGCACGTTTGCCAGACGGCGGTTGAGACCGTTCTCCGTGGTGGCGCCTTGAACCCCATCACGGAGTTCCTCGGCGGCGGTGCGTCCGACTGCACGAACATGTTCAGTCTCCGAGATCCATGCCTGACTTCACCATCCAAGTTGCAGAAGCGCCGCCGTATCCCGGAGGAGCCGGCCAGGATCATGCGGTTATCTGATCTTGATCTCAGTTTGACACCGGGTTTCCAGGGAAAAAAGACGAGCCTTTTACCCGGGCCGCGCCGCCTCGGGAGCCCATCGATGAATTCCGAAGAATCTATGACCACAACTTGTGGAGATCATCAAACTAATaacgaaataaaaattctaaacTTGTTCAATTAA